GCCTGTACATGATCGAGGCTTTTAATCACATCGATGTAGACAGGGTCGCACACCGCGATCTTTTTCTCGATTATGGATATAAACTTCGGGTTGGCGTACGTTTCGATTTGAGCGAGATTTTCCCCGATCCGCTCGACGACAAGGTTTTGGTTGGCAATCAACTCTTTTTTCTGTTGAACGAGTTTGCCGGAAGCGCTGTCGCCCATCTGCTTCTCGTACAACTGTAATGAATGTTGAAGTTTTTCGCAAAAGGCGGAAAACCGTTTGGTGCGTTCATCAATGGCGGTTTTCAGGGTATCGATCAATCCCTGGTAAAGGGCCTTTGGGAATCGTTCGCCGACAAACAGGCCTCGAATGTGGGTGTACCAGGCCATCAGAGCGAACAGGTTGGCCATGTAGACGATATTGTTCGTCGCCTGTCGCTTGACCGCCCGGTAAATGCCGGTGGTGTAGGGAACGCTGCCTCCCCTGCCCCCGCCTTCGAAGACCAAGTGATCCGGCTTAAGTACATCCTTGCGGTAGATTGAACCGGCTGCGATAACGGTGCCGTAAGCAATACGACAAGGTCCCACCAGACCGCCCTGCCCTCCCAGAAAAATGGGATTCTGGTTGAGCATCACCCCGTTGGGCACGTCGCCGATCAGTGACGCCGTGGCCTTGTCCTGATTGGGCGTATAGTTGAAATGGATATAGGAGCTGCCCACTTCGCTGTGATTCTTGCGACTGGTTCCTCCTGCCATCAGGCAGTCGCAGAAATTGATCAGGCTACCCAAGGTAACAAAGGGAAACAGGATGGTCTGCTTGAGTCCCACCGTATGGGCGATGCTGGCCTGCTCTTCGAAAATGGTGCCGGCGCGCACGTGAGCCCCGCTTCCGGCTTCGGCGCCTTCCAGAAAAACACAGTTTTCGAAATAGCCGCCCTTAAGCTTGACATTGGGACCGACAAAGCAGTTTTTAATGGTAACGGGCACCTCGGCGCCCAGTTCGACGCCATCGCAGATCAGGGTTTGGCTGCCGAAGAGTCTGCAGCCGGCGTGGATTACCGTGTCATTGCCGCTTATGCGGTCCGTATCAATCGAATCGTCGATTTCAATGCTATTCGGTGATGGAATGAGGATGTCTTTTAGAGTCAGGACATCAATTCTTTGCGATCGGTTATTGGGCATGGGTAAACCTTGTTGAATAGGCTTTAATTCCATCGATACTGTCCAACAGTACAGGTGTCAGTTCAAGCACGCTCTCGAAAATACTGAAAATCGTTTCCAATTTATATTCATGGGCAATTTCGTTTCGCAACAATCGGATCTGGATAAAATCCTCGGCGCTTTCAATAATTCCTTTTTTTCGGCCTGATTGGTCCGATCTTGGAGAACCATAACCGTCATCAGTTGGCCATGGTCGAAGGTTGGTAGTCCACAACAATTTTTTTAATCAGTGCTTTTATGGCATCAGTGTCCTGCCCGGAAGCTGCTTGAAATAATTGTTCAATTTTCCCGTTTAGCATGGAAAGTTCGCAAGACGTTCCTTTAAGTGCCATAATTTTTTTGTGGCTCGTGGGTACAATGCCTTCCCCTTCAGTGATCAACTCTTCGTATAATTTTTCACCGGGGCGAAGACCGATGAACTCGATTTGGATATCCTTATCGGGTTCGAAACCGGACAACCGTATGAGATCTTTTGCCATATCGGCAATCTTAATCGGTTCGCCCATATCCAAGACATATACAATTACACGATCATCGCCCATTAAAGCCCCGGCCTGCAGAATTAATTGGCAGGCTTCGGGAATGGTCATAAAATAGCGTGTCATTTCCGGATGCGTGACAGTAACCGGTCCACCTTGCTCGATTTGTTTTTTAAAGAGCGGTACAACACTGCCGACGCTGCCTAAAACGTTGCCGAAACGGACTATAGAAAAGTGGGTGTGTACGTCTTCCAGTTTGGGTTGGCATTGGATAAGCAATTCGGCAATTCGTTTGCTGGCTCCCATAATATTGGCAGGACGTACGGCTTTGTCCGTAGAAACAAAAACAAATCGTTCGACATGGTGACGAACGGACGCATCCAATAAATTGGCCGTCCCTTTAATATTATTCTCCACCGCCTTCCAGGGTTGAATTTCCAGCATGGGAACGTGTTTATAGGCTGCGGCATGGAAAACGACTTCAGGCTCGAAACGTGTGAAAACAGCATCAAGCTGGCAGAAATCTAAAATATCCCCAAGGATTGGATTTACTTTGACTTGCGCAAAGTTGTTCTTCAGTTCCAATTCAATATGATAAAGGGGACTTTCTGCACGTTCGAAAAGAACGATGTTCCGTGGACGGAATCGGCAAATCTGGCGGCACAGTTCGGATCCGATGGAGCCTCCTGCACCTGTGACCAGAACGGTTTTGTCTTTCAGATACGATTCGATTCCGGCTTCATCCAATTTTACGATCTCTCTGCCCAGCAGATCCCGGTAGGCCACATCCCGTATGGCTTTTACTGATAGCTTGCCATTGATTAACTCGCCATAACCCGGGACAGTCTTGAAGGGAACGCCCGTCTTCTTACAGGCGTCCACAATCCGGCGCATTTGTTTGCCGTCTGCGGATGTGATCGCGATCAATATCTCGTCAGCCTGGGTCTTTATTGTCGCTGCAGGCAAATCTGCAACGGTTCCAATAATTTTCACTCCATGTATGGCTCTGCCGATTTTGCTGGTATCGTCGTCGAAAAAACCGACAATGTCGTAATTCAAATGCGGGTTATTGAGGATCTCCCGGCAGATTTTTTCTCCCGAATTGCCGGCGCCAATGATAATCAATTTTTTTTCGTGTTCCTTTTTTCTGGAAAACGACTTCATAAGCGTTAAAAAGGCAGATGGAGATAATTCATCCGTGCTGACACGTTCATAAAAGAGCCTTACGCTGAGTCTGAGCCCGGATATCAAAAGGATGGTCAAAAACCAGTCGATGATGAATACCGACCGCGAGAATCCGACAAACCGGGTATTCAGGAGAATGGCGGCCACAACAATTAGAGAACTGAGTGAAGCGGCTTTGATGATATTTAGTAGATCACTGATGCTGGTATAGCGCCACATTCCCTTGTAGAGCCTGAAAATATAAAAAGTGACCAACTTGATTCCCACCATCCAAGGCATGAAGGCAAAAAGATTTTGCCGAAAGAAAGAGGGAATCTTCAATTCAAAACGGATCAAGTAGGCGCCTGCCAACGCAGCCGATATTAATATGGCATCCGCCACAACAATGAGGAAAAGGTTCTTTCGTATGGTTTTCATTTACCTAATGTGTAATACCTTTGCTTCCAGCGACACTGAAAACAGTCATAGACAGGATTTTCACGTCCAAAGCAAAACTGCAATGTCTGAGGTAAAAATCATCCAGTTCAACTTTAGCCGGAATCGGCAATTCATCACGTCCGTTGATCTGGGCCCATCCCGTAATTCCGGGCACCAAGCGATGTACACCTTTCTCCGTCCGTAGCGCTACCAGATCGTCCTGGTTGAAAAGGGCCGGACGTGGTCCGACAAAACTCATGTTCCCATTGATCACACTGATCAATTGCGGCAGTTCGTCCAAACTCGTTTTTCGCAAAAAGCGACCGATGGGAGTGACGAATCGCTCCGGATCCCTCATCAAGTGCGTGGCGACGCTGGGCGTCCCTTGATGCATGGTGCGGAACTTGGGCATACGAAACCAACGATTACAAGCACCGACCCTCCAGGACCAATAGATGGCAGGGCCGGGCGAGGTCCATCTTATGGTAATGGCGATAGGGATCATTAACGGGGCCAAAACGCTTAATAGCAACATCCCCAATGCAAGGTCGAACGCCCGCTTGATGGTCTTGTAGCGCAGGGCATTATTCACTGAAGGAAACGAATTCACTTACGCAAGCTCCAATGATCAGCCTATAATGGCTTGAGAAAGTTCATATCGATGTTTCATTTCGCAGTGTTCAAATACCAGTCAACCGTTTGTTGAATACCTGCTTCGACGCTGATCGGCGGTCGCCAGCCCAACACATTGCGCGCCTTGCGGCTGTCCACTTGCAGCGAATCGCACAGGCGCCGGGCAATGGCCTGCTTGCCCAGCAGGGCCGCACCAAGTTCCAGGATGCCGGCCGGTACCGGAAACAGCCGGGCCGGCCGATGCATGGCGGCAGCGGCTGCTTCAAGAAGTGCGGTGGTCGACAGGTCTTTGCCGTCGGCAACGAAAAAAGTCTGATTGGCGGCGGCCGGGTGGCGACTGCAGGTCAATATGAAATCCACAAGGTTGTCAAGGGCCACCAGACTGCGGTGGTTGTGAATAGCGCCCAATGGCAATGGGATACCCTTTGCCAGCCAGTGCAGCATTGTCAGAAAATTGGCTTTGACCCCAGGACCGTAGACCAGCGGAGGACGAATGGTGACAACTTCCATCCGAGACTGGCGGCCGATATCCTGCAGTCTCTGCTCGGCTTCGATTTTGGATCGTGCATAGGCATCTCCAGGGTTGGGATCGTCCTTTTCGGAAAAAGCGCGCCCAGCCCGGGTAGACTCGCCGTTGACCTTGACGGTGCTTAAAAAGACGAACCTTCGAACACCTGCAGCGGCGGCCTGTGAAGCGAATCGTTCTGTTCCCAGGGTGTTGACGGCGCGGTAATCGTCCAACACATCGGCGGCCCCATTCGACATCTGGTGGACACGCGCCGCCAGGTGAACCACGACGGCAATCCCTTTCAAAGCACCGCTCCAATCGGTTCGGGGACCAATATCACCAACGACCACGCCATCCGCATCACCGCGGGAACGCGAAACTGGCTGCACAGCATAGCTCTGCTTGGCGGCTGCCCGTATCAGGCGACGTCCGATAAACCCTGTGGCGCCGGTGATCAGTATTTTTTCTGCGGTCATTTGCTAAACGACCCGATCAAAGGTATGCAGCATGTCATCCACCATACGTTCCATGATGGTACTGCGCGTGTATCGTGAAATGAACGCCTCCCGCGGCGTCGGCGTGAAATTGAGCCGATGGAGGGCCAAAACCCCCGCGGCGGCGTCACAGGGAGGAAAGACGGCTGCATTGTCGATGTGTTTTTTAATAAATCCCGCAGCATGTCCTGCGACGCCGGCCAACATGGCTTTCCCCGTGGCGGCATACTCGAATACCTTTGAGGGCAATACGCGTTTGAAGGCCTTGTAGTCATTGAGGTGCAGGAAAAGGACGTCAGCTTTCCGGTAAAGTTCCATCAACGCCCCGCGCGGTACAGGATCGAGGCGCTCGATGTTGGTAAGGCCGGAACGCCGGATTTGTCGTTCCAATTCACGCCGCCGGCCGCCGTCGCCGACAATCGTCATCCGCCAGTTGTCACCAGCCAAACGGGCCAATTCGGGCACAATGCGATGAAGTCCCTGTCCTTCGCCAATGTTTCCTGCATAAAGGATCGTTTTTGGAACACCAGGGGTGTGAATTTTTTTAAAATCATATTCCAGGAATCCTTCGTCGATGCCGTTGGGATAGCAACGAAAGCGCTTTTTGGGATTGCGTGTTTTGAAATATGGCAAAAAACCGGCGGAAACCACGTTAATCGTTGCAGCGCTCCGCAAGGTGTATCTTTCGACGGCCTTGACGGCGGGAAGTAGCACACGCAAGGGAGATCCATTGAGAACGTCTTCCATGGTATCGGCGAAGATGTCGCGAATATCCAGGTATAGCGGCACGCGATAGCGCCGAGCGACCCAGGCCCCCAGAAACCCGGTAGCCAACCGCGAGGACGTTGCAAAAACCGCATCGTAGCGCCGTCCATGAATGAATCCCCGCACTTCCCGTGCGAAGTGAAGAAATGCTCGGGACTGGTCTGCCATGCCGCTTTGGTGGTAGGGAAGCGCGATGCGGCGAATGCTGGCGGCGCCCATATGCTCGATCTGTCGTGCTTCGGATGAAAACGTGCTGTAACGGTTGGGCATTGTGGTCAACACGTCGATTTCCCAAGCGTTTCCTACCCGTGCTGTTATTGAATCAACCAACGACGTGGCGCGAAACGAGCCGGCGCAAAGATCAGGCTGATAATAAAAAGAAAGAAATAGAAGTCGTTTATGCACAGTCTGTCATGCCGCCTCGACGATGGCCTTCACAATACGCGGGGCGGACTTCCCATCCCACAATTCCGGTCGAACTGGCTGTCTCGATTCCCGCAATGTATCGCGAAAGACATCCCGCAATCGGTTGATTTCATTACCCACCAAAACACTGGCGCCACCGTTTTCCTTCAATGTGATCGGTCGCTCCGTATTCCAGCGCATGGTGAGACAAGGGGTGCCCAAAACACAGCATTCTTCCTGTAGTCCACCGCTGTCCGTGAGCATCATTCGCGCTTCCAGGTTAAGGCGCAGCATTTGGTGATAGCCAAGCGGGCGCAGCAGGACCAAGTTGCGACATTTTACAGCCTTTTCCAACAAATCGAATTCCTTCAAGCGATTTGCCGTTCGTGGGTGAACCGTCCACAGCAACGGCATTTCAGCTGTCACCTCATGGACCAAAAACTCCACGATAGGGCCTAAAATCCCTTTTTCATCCACATTGGAAGGCCGATGCAGGGTCAGGACGGCAAACCCGTCGTCCAAACCATCCATTGTTTGAATCTGCGGTGGTGGTCCAAAATGGTTGCCATGGATAATCCCGCGGATTTCGAGGGCAGCGGCCTTTTCAAGATTGGCCTCCAGAGTATCGATCATAATGTTGCCGACAAAGCGTATTTTCTCTTCAGGCACGCCTTCGCAGCGCAGGTTTTCCGAGGAAAGTCGATCCGGCGTCAGCAGAAGGTCGGAGAGCCGATCCGTGACCAGTCGGTTGACTTCTTCGGGCATGGTCATGTCACCGGAGCGCAGCCCGGCTTCGATATGTGCCAGACGTACGTTTTCCTTTTTAGCCGTAATCGAACAGGCACAGGTGGCGTTCACATCGCCCACCACCACAATCCAATCCGGCTTGCGGTCCCGGACCACCTTCTCGAACGCTATCATTGTCTGGCCGACCTGCTCGGCATGTGTGCCCGACCCGATGCCTAAGTTGATATCGGCTTCGGGTATGCCCAGCGCCTGAAAGAACGATCGTGACATCTTATCGTCGTAGTGCTGCCCAGTGTGTAACAGGAGATGATCAATCGCCAGACGGCTATTGCGGTTGTGAGCTTTGATGGCCCGCACAAAAGGAGCAATCTTCATGAAATTGGGTCGTGCCCCGACGACGGATAAAATTTTCATCATTACGTTTTAATGTCTATTTCAGTCAAAAGATGATCGTTGAATGCAACACAGACACAATCGCCTGTTGCCAAACGATTGAAGCCGACTGCGTACTGATAAGATTCGAGCCATACGTTGCAACGCTTTGAAAACCGCATGCAAAGCGCGTCGCAGATGAGTTGATCGTCTTCCAGGATGACCTTTCTGTGCAGTGTGAAATGAAATCGGGCAATCCCTTTTCCACCCGGCAGCAGCCAATCTTCGATGGTAATGTCTTGTGGCCGGGTTGAAAAACGGCGGCGGTGTACGGAGGCGAAACCATTGTGCTGGGCAATCACTTGGTCCGAAGTATCTTTCAGTATGTCGATCTTGGCCCGTCGGCCGACCCGGAAACTTCCCCAGATCTCGCTTTGCTCAGTGCCATCCATCGTGACGGTATTGTGTGCAGCGGTACTGCGTTCGTATTGTCGGCGCGGTCCGGTCTCATAGGTGCTGACGCCGGTATCGACAAGATAGGGATCGCCGTCCACCATCAGTACGAAGCTCAACATGTCGCAGTGTCCGTGCGCCGGAAGATACGCCGGGCCGATGGGGCCCGCGTCTACCGACAGTTCGCAGTGTCTCGTCTTCAGGATTCGATAGCCGCTGGCACATAGCGGAACCTGGTCGGCTTGAATCTTCAAACAAGCAGCATAGTCCTGCAATGCCTTAGTATCCGCAGCCATGCCGGAACTACAGTCATTGAACAACGGGAACTCTCCACTGGCAAACGAAAACTGATTCAACCATCCCATCATAAGGGCGGCTTTTTGGCTCAGCAGCGGCAGCAATTGCCCTGTTGTATCTCCGGTATTCTGCAGCAGGTTGACAGCGTCCAACACGCGCTCAAGCATGATGGCATGGTACATTGGACTCAGTTCAAAGTGGGCCCCGTCCGGAAGGACCTGTTCTTCAAGTTCGGTTTGCAATATTTCGTCTGCGGTTGCGCACAACCGATCATCGTTGAAATAGCGCGCCCCCCAGAGCAAGGCAAATCCGTTTTCCAACAGATGGTTGCCCATCAGGTGGAATTCAAGATTATTCATTAGAATGTAGAGTTGGGCGAAAAGCGATGCGTCAATGGCTTTGTCTTGGATTTGGTGACGCGATAGAAACTTGATCCAGTTGACTACCCGTAAACTGAGTGGATACGGTTCCATCCCCTCTCGATTGCGACCGGACTGCCGAATAAAATCGTAAATCAAGCGCAGGCCTTCTGCCTTGCCCATTTCGTCCTGCCGCAAAAAATCGAAATAATTGAGATGGTAGGCCCATAACTTGCCGTGCCCAATGAAATTCCAATTGATGGCATGACCGAAATTATGCTTCAGATTGAGAAAGAGAAACCGGTTGCCACCCTGCCAAACGGGTGCGTTAGGCAGGGATTGTGTCAACGTAAGGGGGTATCCGGTGGCACGGATCGCCATGGGATAGTGGAACCGGAAGATGCGCCTGTATTGCCTGCGAAGTGTGTAATAAAGCCGGTAGCGAATCTGAACAGGCTTGAGATGGCGCAAGGTGCGAAGGTAAAGGCCGGGATCAGGCATGCGTTGTAGCAGCTACCGCCTTGAAGGTT
This window of the uncultured Desulfosarcina sp. genome carries:
- a CDS encoding SDR family oxidoreductase — translated: MTAEKILITGATGFIGRRLIRAAAKQSYAVQPVSRSRGDADGVVVGDIGPRTDWSGALKGIAVVVHLAARVHQMSNGAADVLDDYRAVNTLGTERFASQAAAAGVRRFVFLSTVKVNGESTRAGRAFSEKDDPNPGDAYARSKIEAEQRLQDIGRQSRMEVVTIRPPLVYGPGVKANFLTMLHWLAKGIPLPLGAIHNHRSLVALDNLVDFILTCSRHPAAANQTFFVADGKDLSTTALLEAAAAAMHRPARLFPVPAGILELGAALLGKQAIARRLCDSLQVDSRKARNVLGWRPPISVEAGIQQTVDWYLNTAK
- a CDS encoding sugar transferase, with protein sequence MNSFPSVNNALRYKTIKRAFDLALGMLLLSVLAPLMIPIAITIRWTSPGPAIYWSWRVGACNRWFRMPKFRTMHQGTPSVATHLMRDPERFVTPIGRFLRKTSLDELPQLISVINGNMSFVGPRPALFNQDDLVALRTEKGVHRLVPGITGWAQINGRDELPIPAKVELDDFYLRHCSFALDVKILSMTVFSVAGSKGITH
- the wecB gene encoding UDP-N-acetylglucosamine 2-epimerase (non-hydrolyzing) translates to MMKILSVVGARPNFMKIAPFVRAIKAHNRNSRLAIDHLLLHTGQHYDDKMSRSFFQALGIPEADINLGIGSGTHAEQVGQTMIAFEKVVRDRKPDWIVVVGDVNATCACSITAKKENVRLAHIEAGLRSGDMTMPEEVNRLVTDRLSDLLLTPDRLSSENLRCEGVPEEKIRFVGNIMIDTLEANLEKAAALEIRGIIHGNHFGPPPQIQTMDGLDDGFAVLTLHRPSNVDEKGILGPIVEFLVHEVTAEMPLLWTVHPRTANRLKEFDLLEKAVKCRNLVLLRPLGYHQMLRLNLEARMMLTDSGGLQEECCVLGTPCLTMRWNTERPITLKENGGASVLVGNEINRLRDVFRDTLRESRQPVRPELWDGKSAPRIVKAIVEAA
- a CDS encoding protein GlmU, with protein sequence MPNNRSQRIDVLTLKDILIPSPNSIEIDDSIDTDRISGNDTVIHAGCRLFGSQTLICDGVELGAEVPVTIKNCFVGPNVKLKGGYFENCVFLEGAEAGSGAHVRAGTIFEEQASIAHTVGLKQTILFPFVTLGSLINFCDCLMAGGTSRKNHSEVGSSYIHFNYTPNQDKATASLIGDVPNGVMLNQNPIFLGGQGGLVGPCRIAYGTVIAAGSIYRKDVLKPDHLVFEGGGRGGSVPYTTGIYRAVKRQATNNIVYMANLFALMAWYTHIRGLFVGERFPKALYQGLIDTLKTAIDERTKRFSAFCEKLQHSLQLYEKQMGDSASGKLVQQKKELIANQNLVVERIGENLAQIETYANPKFISIIEKKIAVCDPVYIDVIKSLDHVQAQLGTQWLQQIVERMVAQMLDLFPSLR
- a CDS encoding alginate lyase family protein translates to MPDPGLYLRTLRHLKPVQIRYRLYYTLRRQYRRIFRFHYPMAIRATGYPLTLTQSLPNAPVWQGGNRFLFLNLKHNFGHAINWNFIGHGKLWAYHLNYFDFLRQDEMGKAEGLRLIYDFIRQSGRNREGMEPYPLSLRVVNWIKFLSRHQIQDKAIDASLFAQLYILMNNLEFHLMGNHLLENGFALLWGARYFNDDRLCATADEILQTELEEQVLPDGAHFELSPMYHAIMLERVLDAVNLLQNTGDTTGQLLPLLSQKAALMMGWLNQFSFASGEFPLFNDCSSGMAADTKALQDYAACLKIQADQVPLCASGYRILKTRHCELSVDAGPIGPAYLPAHGHCDMLSFVLMVDGDPYLVDTGVSTYETGPRRQYERSTAAHNTVTMDGTEQSEIWGSFRVGRRAKIDILKDTSDQVIAQHNGFASVHRRRFSTRPQDITIEDWLLPGGKGIARFHFTLHRKVILEDDQLICDALCMRFSKRCNVWLESYQYAVGFNRLATGDCVCVAFNDHLLTEIDIKT
- a CDS encoding nucleoside-diphosphate sugar epimerase/dehydratase, encoding MKTIRKNLFLIVVADAILISAALAGAYLIRFELKIPSFFRQNLFAFMPWMVGIKLVTFYIFRLYKGMWRYTSISDLLNIIKAASLSSLIVVAAILLNTRFVGFSRSVFIIDWFLTILLISGLRLSVRLFYERVSTDELSPSAFLTLMKSFSRKKEHEKKLIIIGAGNSGEKICREILNNPHLNYDIVGFFDDDTSKIGRAIHGVKIIGTVADLPAATIKTQADEILIAITSADGKQMRRIVDACKKTGVPFKTVPGYGELINGKLSVKAIRDVAYRDLLGREIVKLDEAGIESYLKDKTVLVTGAGGSIGSELCRQICRFRPRNIVLFERAESPLYHIELELKNNFAQVKVNPILGDILDFCQLDAVFTRFEPEVVFHAAAYKHVPMLEIQPWKAVENNIKGTANLLDASVRHHVERFVFVSTDKAVRPANIMGASKRIAELLIQCQPKLEDVHTHFSIVRFGNVLGSVGSVVPLFKKQIEQGGPVTVTHPEMTRYFMTIPEACQLILQAGALMGDDRVIVYVLDMGEPIKIADMAKDLIRLSGFEPDKDIQIEFIGLRPGEKLYEELITEGEGIVPTSHKKIMALKGTSCELSMLNGKIEQLFQAASGQDTDAIKALIKKIVVDYQPSTMAN
- a CDS encoding glycosyltransferase family 4 protein, producing MLTTMPNRYSTFSSEARQIEHMGAASIRRIALPYHQSGMADQSRAFLHFAREVRGFIHGRRYDAVFATSSRLATGFLGAWVARRYRVPLYLDIRDIFADTMEDVLNGSPLRVLLPAVKAVERYTLRSAATINVVSAGFLPYFKTRNPKKRFRCYPNGIDEGFLEYDFKKIHTPGVPKTILYAGNIGEGQGLHRIVPELARLAGDNWRMTIVGDGGRRRELERQIRRSGLTNIERLDPVPRGALMELYRKADVLFLHLNDYKAFKRVLPSKVFEYAATGKAMLAGVAGHAAGFIKKHIDNAAVFPPCDAAAGVLALHRLNFTPTPREAFISRYTRSTIMERMVDDMLHTFDRVV